One genomic window of Fimbriimonadia bacterium includes the following:
- a CDS encoding DUF3883 domain-containing protein has protein sequence MSSSLLTSQIGQRISLPGHFDVPVVLEDARPLGSDDSAGYECRVRLPDGSLEEAIISAEEVVAVLGKEPDEAKAETPVDAEKLRLLIESARVRLAYAHDQQFAVSLSGIRTLPHQIEAVYQAMLPQPRLRFLLADDPGAGKTIMAGLLVKELKLREAIERILILCPAPLTIQWQDEMLRWFGEPFDIVFSAVDQQQLTNPWQRSSQIIASIDYAKQDDVRERVWQQRWDLVIIDEAHKCSARTASGGQNRESKVATTKRYDLASRLTSQADHVLLLTATPHHGDEDKFAHFLRLIDPDLFPEPHRLGKRATAIRKDVFRLGKDSPWSLRRLKEDLKDANGKRLFPDRHTNTVTFCLNNDEYTLYKSVTAYINEFIPQQTGQRRSSAALTRTVLQRRLVSSTCAIHESIKRRLKKQEDLLEELEGLTPAQRAKRLAALQGRLPDAEQDEDDLDDAVRDQLVDEYTAALELEQLRAEISALKELVEQARRVRENANDSKLAALKKCLGEAQFMDLKDGRGKLLIFTEHRDTLGYVRDHLERWGFSTCEIHGGMNPHERKRTQEIFRTGAQVCIATEAAGEGINLQFCHLMINYDMPWNPTRLEQRLGRIHRIGQDRDVYAFNFVATDSEDGQPIVEGRILHRLLEKLDQMNEALEGRVFDVIGEVLSLNDVNLPDMLRDAAYDPRRLDEYLDQIDRIDPAKLKEYEEATGIALARSHVDFSAFQRRNLEVEERRLMPRYVEAQFVAAAREVGLRIEPRADGLWRVEHVLADLRSERLRSVQKVGKAESSYRKITFHKHHLEQDAHVDAVLMGPGHPLYAAVDEKLGERLAGIIGGVGFFVDPLCREPYRIHFFEISIRGKDSKGNDVPLYGELVAVREERGHYEVIPSDILLNLAAHPHPPQKIEPTPTQAASDFLKATYQLECRARCQSERQHFARVCREYLEKSFKARIDRAQERAMMLAAEAVTKPEFKLAADEARKYVDELQRARQERLDGLKRLEIARTGPVKHVGTAFVLAPDADTQAQLADLADELDPDIRRQSEIAAEDKVIEALVAEGFPEDRIERVGHLKLGFDIRAHKIADEATGEVFVKRVEVKGRLRGQPVRLTTNEWYKAQQLAETYWLYVVWDPLGDSPELVRIHNPVAKLDHAKREIVAARFYEIPAEAITQCGDCQR, from the coding sequence ATGAGTAGCAGTCTGCTCACATCTCAGATAGGGCAGCGGATATCCCTTCCCGGACATTTCGATGTTCCCGTGGTCCTGGAGGATGCACGACCGCTCGGTTCTGATGATTCGGCAGGCTATGAGTGTCGCGTTCGTCTTCCCGACGGCTCATTGGAAGAGGCCATCATCTCCGCGGAAGAGGTCGTGGCTGTCCTTGGAAAGGAGCCTGACGAAGCCAAAGCAGAAACTCCTGTGGACGCCGAGAAGCTTCGACTCCTGATCGAGTCGGCCCGAGTCCGTCTGGCTTACGCGCATGACCAACAGTTTGCCGTAAGTCTTTCAGGCATCCGCACCCTGCCGCATCAGATCGAAGCAGTGTACCAAGCGATGCTTCCGCAGCCCAGGTTGCGGTTTCTGCTGGCGGATGATCCTGGAGCCGGCAAGACGATCATGGCCGGTCTTCTGGTAAAGGAGCTGAAACTTCGCGAGGCGATTGAGCGCATTCTTATCCTGTGCCCCGCTCCGCTCACCATACAGTGGCAGGACGAGATGCTTCGCTGGTTCGGCGAGCCTTTCGACATTGTCTTTTCCGCTGTCGACCAACAACAATTGACCAATCCATGGCAGAGATCTTCACAGATCATCGCTTCCATTGACTACGCCAAGCAAGATGACGTGCGCGAGCGCGTCTGGCAACAGCGGTGGGACCTCGTCATCATCGACGAAGCCCACAAGTGTTCGGCCAGGACAGCCTCAGGCGGACAGAATCGAGAATCCAAGGTTGCGACAACGAAGCGCTATGATCTGGCGTCGCGTCTCACGTCCCAAGCAGACCATGTCCTCCTCCTGACTGCCACACCCCACCATGGGGATGAAGACAAGTTCGCGCATTTCCTTCGGCTCATTGATCCGGACCTTTTTCCCGAACCACACCGCCTCGGAAAACGGGCCACCGCAATCCGCAAAGACGTTTTCCGCCTCGGCAAGGATTCTCCGTGGTCTCTCCGGAGGCTGAAAGAAGACCTTAAGGACGCGAATGGGAAACGGCTCTTCCCGGACCGGCATACCAACACCGTCACTTTTTGCCTGAACAACGACGAGTACACCCTTTACAAGAGCGTCACCGCTTACATCAACGAGTTTATCCCTCAGCAGACCGGGCAAAGACGTTCCTCCGCGGCGCTGACCCGAACTGTCCTGCAACGCAGGTTGGTGAGCTCCACCTGCGCCATTCACGAGTCGATCAAGCGGCGGTTGAAAAAGCAGGAAGATCTCCTGGAAGAGCTTGAGGGGCTCACTCCGGCCCAGCGCGCCAAACGGCTGGCGGCTTTGCAGGGCCGCCTGCCTGATGCAGAGCAGGACGAAGACGATCTCGACGATGCGGTACGTGATCAATTGGTCGATGAGTACACTGCCGCGCTGGAACTTGAACAGTTGCGCGCAGAAATCTCCGCCCTTAAGGAGCTCGTCGAGCAGGCGCGAAGGGTTCGTGAAAACGCGAACGATTCCAAACTGGCCGCATTGAAGAAGTGCCTCGGCGAGGCGCAGTTCATGGACCTGAAGGATGGCCGGGGAAAGCTCCTGATCTTCACGGAACACCGGGATACCCTCGGCTATGTGCGCGATCATCTTGAACGATGGGGTTTCAGTACCTGCGAAATCCACGGCGGCATGAACCCCCATGAACGCAAGCGGACTCAGGAGATTTTTAGAACCGGGGCGCAGGTATGCATCGCAACGGAGGCCGCTGGCGAAGGCATCAACCTCCAGTTCTGCCACCTGATGATCAACTATGACATGCCCTGGAACCCGACCCGGCTGGAACAGCGCCTGGGCCGTATTCATCGCATCGGTCAGGACCGGGACGTTTACGCTTTCAACTTCGTGGCCACGGACTCCGAGGACGGACAGCCCATCGTTGAAGGCCGGATTCTCCACCGCCTTCTGGAAAAGCTGGACCAGATGAACGAGGCCCTCGAAGGCCGCGTTTTCGACGTGATCGGCGAAGTGCTGTCGCTGAACGACGTAAACCTCCCCGACATGCTTCGAGATGCGGCCTATGATCCCCGGCGGCTCGATGAGTATCTCGATCAAATTGATCGCATCGATCCGGCCAAGCTCAAAGAATACGAGGAAGCAACGGGCATTGCGCTTGCACGCAGCCACGTGGATTTTTCAGCATTCCAGCGCCGGAACCTCGAGGTCGAAGAGCGTCGGCTCATGCCTCGCTATGTGGAAGCGCAGTTCGTCGCTGCTGCCCGGGAAGTGGGCCTTCGGATCGAGCCGAGAGCCGACGGGTTGTGGCGCGTCGAGCACGTCCTTGCGGATCTTCGCTCTGAACGTCTACGCTCTGTCCAAAAGGTCGGGAAAGCAGAATCGTCCTACCGAAAGATTACCTTCCACAAACACCACCTTGAACAGGACGCCCACGTTGACGCTGTACTGATGGGGCCGGGACATCCGCTCTATGCAGCGGTGGACGAGAAACTGGGCGAGCGGCTTGCGGGGATCATCGGCGGTGTCGGTTTCTTCGTTGATCCACTGTGCAGAGAGCCCTATCGAATTCATTTTTTCGAGATATCGATCCGTGGCAAGGACTCGAAAGGGAACGACGTGCCGCTTTACGGCGAGCTGGTGGCCGTTCGGGAGGAGCGCGGACATTACGAAGTCATCCCAAGCGACATCCTGCTCAACCTTGCGGCGCATCCGCATCCGCCGCAGAAGATCGAACCGACTCCCACGCAGGCGGCTTCCGATTTTCTAAAAGCGACCTACCAGCTCGAGTGCCGCGCCCGTTGTCAGAGCGAGCGGCAGCATTTCGCACGGGTTTGCCGGGAATACCTGGAAAAGTCGTTCAAGGCCCGGATTGACCGCGCCCAAGAGCGGGCCATGATGCTTGCCGCCGAAGCAGTGACCAAACCTGAGTTTAAACTTGCTGCGGACGAGGCCAGGAAATATGTAGATGAGCTTCAGCGCGCACGCCAGGAACGCCTCGACGGTTTAAAACGGCTTGAGATTGCCAGAACTGGACCGGTCAAGCACGTGGGGACGGCCTTTGTCCTCGCCCCCGATGCCGACACGCAGGCCCAACTCGCCGATCTGGCCGACGAACTCGATCCGGATATCCGCCGGCAGAGCGAGATCGCCGCAGAAGACAAGGTCATTGAAGCGCTGGTCGCGGAAGGCTTCCCCGAGGATCGCATCGAGCGCGTGGGACACCTGAAACTCGGATTCGACATCCGCGCGCACAAGATTGCCGATGAAGCCACCGGCGAGGTCTTCGTCAAGAGAGTCGAGGTCAAAGGACGCCTGCGAGGGCAGCCGGTAAGGCTTACCACGAACGAGTGGTACAAGGCCCAGCAGCTTGCCGAGACGTATTGGCTTTATGTGGTATGGGACCCCCTGGGCGATTCGCCTGAACTTGTGCGCATCCACAATCCTGTTGCCAAGCTCGATCACGCCAAGAGGGAGATCGTGGCGGCGAGGTTCTATGAAATCCCTGCTGAGGCCATAACTCAGTGTGGAGACTGCCAAAGGTGA
- a CDS encoding helix-turn-helix domain-containing protein, producing the protein MAAEERWVGVDDVAAHLGVAKDSVYRWIDERGLPAHRVGRLFRFKLSEIDEWVRQDNEREKTPSSVQSRPSSKTQTNRSTAKTRSRKRGGNE; encoded by the coding sequence ATGGCCGCTGAAGAACGCTGGGTTGGCGTCGATGATGTGGCCGCCCACCTTGGGGTGGCCAAGGACTCGGTTTATAGATGGATCGATGAACGGGGGCTCCCTGCTCACCGTGTGGGACGGCTCTTTCGTTTCAAGCTATCCGAAATAGACGAGTGGGTGCGCCAAGACAACGAGCGAGAGAAGACTCCAAGTTCCGTCCAAAGCCGACCCTCCTCGAAAACCCAGACGAATCGCTCAACAGCAAAGACACGTTCACGGAAGAGGGGCGGGAATGAGTAG
- a CDS encoding gamma-glutamylcyclotransferase, which produces MSNLEPIPDRLPNKGTGAPWGPVYGELLTFDDPGTRLPAIDRLEGFHPGGPCLYRRVLVPVRTKETVLQTWLYVVGDRWTGGFKDLSGGIWR; this is translated from the coding sequence ATGTCCAATCTCGAGCCAATCCCCGACCGGCTTCCGAATAAGGGCACAGGCGCGCCCTGGGGCCCCGTGTACGGGGAGCTTCTGACCTTCGACGACCCCGGAACCCGCCTTCCGGCCATTGACCGGCTGGAGGGGTTTCACCCCGGCGGTCCCTGCCTCTACCGCCGTGTTCTGGTCCCTGTCCGGACAAAGGAAACCGTGCTCCAAACCTGGCTCTATGTGGTGGGGGATCGCTGGACCGGAGGCTTCAAAGATCTATCCGGGGGAATTTGGCGCTAA
- the flhB gene encoding flagellar biosynthesis protein FlhB encodes MPEQAAGERTEEATPKRRREARRRGMVARSPELSSAVTFLAFVLLFPLLGSPLVQALLDCARASIASAQPSPVTLGEILSRILPAIAPVLLALAPLMLIGVTFGVTVNLLQVGFIVSGESLNPQFDRLNPINGLKRMFSMRAGVEGLKAVVKTGLIGYIAFTTIRGQMDVLQGIGSLEPMVAVSVVAGIVSSVLLRVGVLWLILAVFDYWFQRKQMDKQLMMTKDEVKRELREMEQGPELKMALARRRAQLARQRMMQAVKTADAVVTNPTHYAVALKYEAASMSAPQVVAKGLDLMAMRIRDEARKWGVPIIPNPPLAQSLYKLCEVGDTVPSSLFEAVAEVIAYVMNRKRRRRVS; translated from the coding sequence TTGCCAGAACAGGCTGCCGGCGAACGCACCGAGGAAGCGACACCAAAGCGTCGTAGGGAAGCCCGCCGACGCGGCATGGTGGCACGCTCCCCGGAGCTGTCTTCGGCAGTCACGTTCCTCGCCTTCGTGTTGCTCTTTCCACTGTTAGGTTCGCCGCTCGTTCAGGCGCTGCTCGATTGCGCACGGGCATCCATCGCGTCTGCCCAGCCGTCACCGGTCACGTTGGGTGAGATTCTCTCGCGCATTCTCCCTGCTATCGCTCCAGTACTCTTAGCACTCGCCCCCCTCATGCTGATAGGTGTTACGTTCGGTGTGACTGTCAACCTATTGCAGGTCGGGTTCATAGTTTCGGGCGAATCGCTCAACCCGCAGTTCGACCGACTGAACCCCATCAACGGACTCAAGCGCATGTTCAGCATGAGGGCCGGCGTCGAAGGGCTCAAGGCGGTAGTGAAGACAGGACTAATAGGCTACATCGCCTTCACTACCATCCGCGGACAGATGGACGTGTTGCAGGGTATCGGATCGCTGGAGCCGATGGTGGCAGTGAGTGTGGTCGCAGGTATCGTGTCCTCGGTCCTGCTGCGTGTTGGCGTGTTGTGGCTGATACTGGCGGTGTTCGACTACTGGTTCCAGCGAAAGCAGATGGACAAGCAGCTGATGATGACTAAGGACGAGGTGAAGCGTGAGCTGCGGGAGATGGAGCAGGGCCCAGAACTGAAAATGGCATTGGCGCGCCGGCGAGCGCAACTGGCGAGACAGCGCATGATGCAGGCGGTCAAGACTGCCGATGCTGTCGTGACAAACCCGACGCATTACGCCGTGGCGCTGAAGTACGAGGCTGCTAGTATGTCGGCCCCCCAAGTGGTAGCGAAAGGCCTGGACCTGATGGCTATGCGAATCCGCGACGAGGCGCGGAAGTGGGGCGTACCGATCATCCCGAACCCGCCACTCGCACAATCCCTGTACAAGCTGTGCGAAGTGGGCGACACGGTGCCGTCGTCGCTGTTCGAGGCGGTAGCCGAGGTAATCGCGTACGTGATGAACCGCAAGCGCCGACGCCGTGTCTCGTAG
- the fliR gene encoding flagellar biosynthetic protein FliR, with translation MILDERLGYAFLLLFVRTGALLVATPVFGGFGIPARVRVGLGLMVAIALAPTLRPWIGTMPDDFLSFIGAMAKEAAIGLMIGSLLQVVLLAAQTAGQFIDLQIGFAIMRLLNPPGGFPVSVLGQLKGYMAMTLFLVVNGHHLVFKSLAASYYYTPAVGMAHLETMQAVVVDTTYRLFLLALQIAAPAATVAFITDASLAAVSRAVPQVNVLIVGFPAKILLGLLGVMVGMPVLLWGVRESLQLSSDAIARLLLPTGGP, from the coding sequence ATGATCCTGGACGAACGACTCGGATATGCCTTCCTGCTGCTATTCGTACGCACCGGTGCGCTGTTAGTCGCGACTCCGGTATTCGGTGGCTTTGGTATTCCGGCGCGCGTTCGCGTGGGCCTGGGACTGATGGTAGCGATAGCACTGGCCCCGACACTACGCCCATGGATCGGGACGATGCCGGACGACTTCCTGAGCTTCATCGGCGCGATGGCAAAGGAAGCTGCGATAGGCTTGATGATCGGGTCACTACTCCAAGTGGTTCTGCTCGCTGCACAGACGGCAGGACAGTTCATAGACCTGCAGATCGGCTTCGCAATCATGCGCTTGCTCAATCCACCAGGCGGATTCCCTGTGTCGGTTCTGGGCCAGCTCAAGGGCTACATGGCGATGACACTGTTCCTCGTGGTGAACGGGCACCACCTAGTGTTCAAGTCCCTGGCTGCGAGTTACTACTATACGCCTGCGGTCGGCATGGCGCATCTCGAGACGATGCAAGCAGTGGTGGTGGATACCACCTATCGTCTCTTCCTGCTTGCCTTGCAGATCGCTGCGCCGGCGGCAACCGTAGCATTCATCACCGATGCGTCACTGGCTGCCGTCTCTCGCGCCGTCCCACAGGTCAACGTACTGATCGTAGGCTTCCCGGCGAAGATACTACTCGGGCTACTCGGCGTGATGGTGGGTATGCCGGTCCTGCTGTGGGGAGTCCGCGAGTCGCTGCAACTCAGCTCGGACGCCATCGCACGGCTTCTTTTGCCGACGGGAGGACCATAG
- the fliQ gene encoding flagellar biosynthesis protein FliQ, whose product MTEGAALDIGRNALLVAMMLSMPILAAGLVVGLTISVLQAITQVQEMTLSYVPKIIAVVIVLAIFGGWMLNKIVTFTVQTFSNIPINAP is encoded by the coding sequence ATGACGGAAGGCGCCGCACTCGATATCGGCCGAAACGCACTGCTAGTGGCCATGATGCTCAGCATGCCCATCCTAGCTGCGGGACTAGTGGTAGGCCTGACGATCAGCGTGTTACAGGCCATAACTCAGGTCCAAGAGATGACACTGAGCTACGTGCCTAAGATCATCGCGGTGGTGATCGTGCTCGCGATCTTCGGCGGGTGGATGCTGAATAAGATCGTTACCTTCACGGTACAGACCTTCTCGAACATCCCTATCAACGCCCCATGA
- the fliP gene encoding flagellar type III secretion system pore protein FliP (The bacterial flagellar biogenesis protein FliP forms a type III secretion system (T3SS)-type pore required for flagellar assembly.), giving the protein MPRFILVLALAAAACVVAAQDLPMPKLSIGMDKASQPEDVAVTVKLLVMLTVLSLAPAILIMTTAFSRIVIVLSFLRSALGTQNIPPNQLVIGLSLFLTFFVMSPTYDRVNREAIQPYMQKSITFDQAIHRAQVPVKEFMLRQTYAKDLKLFLDLRKEPAPKGSGDLSLLTLIPAFIVSEMKTAFIIGFYIYVPFLVVDLVVASTLMSMGMMMMPPVVVSLPAKVLVFLLADGWTVLIQTLIAGFR; this is encoded by the coding sequence ATGCCACGCTTCATACTGGTCTTGGCGCTGGCCGCTGCGGCATGCGTGGTTGCAGCCCAGGATCTACCCATGCCCAAGCTGAGCATTGGGATGGACAAAGCATCTCAGCCAGAAGACGTAGCGGTGACTGTCAAACTTCTCGTGATGCTCACCGTGCTGTCCCTGGCGCCGGCGATCTTGATCATGACAACTGCGTTCTCGCGCATCGTTATCGTCCTCAGCTTCCTGCGCAGCGCGCTCGGAACCCAGAACATACCACCCAACCAGCTAGTCATAGGCCTCAGCCTGTTCCTCACCTTCTTCGTTATGTCACCTACGTACGACCGAGTGAACCGCGAAGCCATCCAACCTTATATGCAGAAGAGCATCACGTTCGACCAAGCGATCCACCGGGCGCAGGTGCCGGTGAAAGAGTTCATGCTGCGCCAGACCTATGCGAAAGACCTGAAGCTCTTCCTGGACCTCAGGAAAGAGCCTGCCCCAAAGGGTAGCGGCGACCTTTCGCTGTTGACACTGATACCTGCCTTCATCGTTAGCGAGATGAAAACTGCGTTCATCATCGGCTTCTACATCTACGTGCCGTTTCTAGTAGTGGACTTGGTGGTGGCGAGCACCCTGATGAGCATGGGCATGATGATGATGCCTCCAGTGGTTGTCTCGTTGCCTGCCAAAGTATTGGTGTTTCTTCTGGCGGATGGCTGGACCGTGCTAATACAGACTCTCATCGCGGGGTTCCGATAG
- a CDS encoding flagellar biosynthetic protein FliO yields MIRTVALVLTLMPLALAGQSAPNAGGDVLSQTRPEMNSVPSKAQDGIGWWSLVQMGLAVTAVVVGVRWALPRVLKPRRLGAKSDGDLLRVIETQHVGPAGIHVIEACGRKFLIGATPSSVELLTELDEGEQRPFAEHLEGMDIRERVSTAAARLESLISE; encoded by the coding sequence ATGATTCGAACCGTCGCGCTGGTACTGACACTCATGCCGCTCGCCCTCGCTGGGCAGTCGGCGCCGAACGCCGGTGGAGACGTGCTCTCGCAGACGCGGCCCGAGATGAACTCGGTACCAAGTAAGGCGCAGGACGGCATCGGCTGGTGGAGCCTGGTTCAGATGGGACTGGCGGTCACGGCAGTCGTGGTAGGTGTGCGCTGGGCGCTGCCCAGGGTGCTGAAGCCTAGGCGACTCGGTGCCAAGTCGGACGGAGACTTGTTGCGTGTGATCGAGACTCAGCACGTTGGGCCCGCGGGCATCCACGTCATCGAGGCGTGCGGGCGCAAGTTCTTGATTGGAGCCACGCCGTCCAGCGTAGAACTGCTGACGGAGTTGGATGAAGGCGAACAGCGGCCTTTCGCGGAGCATCTGGAAGGCATGGACATTCGGGAGAGGGTCTCGACGGCTGCGGCCCGCCTCGAAAGCCTGATCTCCGAGTAG
- the fliN gene encoding flagellar motor switch protein FliN: MSDDVVQEIRPTLEAIVQGLCLGISQLRNEPFVAGGVTVRYQVFAFPPNLQAADHIVRTAITWRTEGAQGSLTWLLDDTTLEAIAPVGGDVHQQSAPVGEPVYATAGSSALAPQPVPQLDPSIEILLDVPLDVTVELGRVRMLAKEVMELATGSIVELDRAAGEPVDVLVNGRAVARGEVVVIEDNFGVRVTEILSPIDRLKRLGDRE; encoded by the coding sequence ATGTCGGACGATGTAGTGCAGGAGATCCGGCCCACCCTGGAGGCCATCGTCCAGGGGCTGTGCCTGGGGATCAGCCAGCTACGCAACGAGCCTTTCGTCGCCGGCGGCGTCACGGTACGGTATCAGGTCTTCGCGTTCCCGCCCAACCTTCAGGCCGCTGACCACATCGTGCGGACGGCCATTACCTGGCGCACCGAAGGGGCACAAGGAAGCCTGACCTGGCTGTTGGATGACACGACGCTGGAGGCCATCGCACCGGTTGGAGGCGATGTCCACCAGCAGTCGGCACCAGTCGGGGAGCCGGTGTATGCCACTGCCGGAAGCTCGGCGCTCGCGCCGCAGCCCGTTCCTCAGCTCGACCCGAGCATCGAGATACTCCTCGACGTGCCTCTCGATGTCACCGTGGAGCTTGGGCGCGTGCGAATGCTGGCGAAGGAAGTGATGGAACTGGCAACCGGTTCCATCGTAGAGCTGGACCGCGCCGCAGGCGAACCCGTGGACGTGTTAGTAAATGGCCGCGCCGTGGCTCGAGGCGAGGTGGTAGTGATCGAGGACAACTTCGGCGTTCGTGTTACCGAGATACTGAGCCCTATCGATCGGCTGAAGAGGCTGGGTGACCGAGAATGA
- the fliM gene encoding flagellar motor switch protein FliM yields MSEILSQAEIEVLLKELQGDAAGGETAGASDTPAAPADAPVSSRIPAPGFGNQGGKTIAYEVYDFRRPDKFSKEQLRTLQMLHETFARLASSALSAYLRSPVQVELISLEQVPYEEYLLSINRSVFTIISLPPLTGQAVMEIEFSLVFAILDRMLGGTGKSFDRSTLTDIERPLVTQVLERFFQALKSSWESIVMLSPGVEGMETSTQFVQVAPPNDIVITILFEVRVGNQRGAMSLCIPYLVLKPITQKLNAQKWFSAGERRGNSTTRAIWGAHIGKVGVPCAVRLGSARILVRDFIALNAGDVLKLDRETDQDMDFTVGNIVKFYGRPATSGRKLLFTISGRATE; encoded by the coding sequence TTGTCGGAGATTCTGTCTCAGGCCGAGATCGAGGTTCTGCTCAAGGAGCTGCAGGGAGACGCGGCCGGCGGTGAGACCGCCGGGGCATCGGACACGCCTGCAGCTCCCGCGGATGCGCCAGTCTCCTCCCGTATCCCGGCCCCGGGCTTTGGGAATCAGGGCGGAAAGACCATCGCCTACGAGGTCTACGACTTCCGGAGGCCCGACAAGTTCTCGAAAGAGCAGCTAAGGACCCTCCAGATGCTCCACGAGACCTTTGCCCGCCTTGCCAGCTCGGCGCTCTCGGCCTACCTTCGGAGCCCGGTGCAAGTGGAGCTGATCTCGCTGGAACAGGTCCCCTATGAGGAATACCTGTTATCCATCAATCGCTCCGTATTCACCATCATCAGCCTGCCTCCGCTGACGGGCCAGGCGGTGATGGAAATAGAGTTCTCGCTGGTGTTCGCCATACTCGACCGTATGTTAGGTGGCACGGGCAAGAGCTTCGACCGCTCGACCCTGACCGACATTGAGCGGCCTCTGGTAACTCAGGTGCTGGAGCGATTCTTCCAGGCTCTCAAATCGTCATGGGAGAGCATAGTGATGCTGAGCCCCGGTGTCGAGGGGATGGAAACGAGCACTCAGTTCGTGCAGGTCGCACCTCCCAATGACATCGTGATCACCATTCTTTTTGAGGTGCGGGTAGGCAACCAAAGAGGGGCGATGAGCCTCTGTATCCCTTACCTGGTGCTAAAACCGATCACTCAAAAGCTGAACGCCCAAAAATGGTTCTCAGCAGGTGAGCGGCGGGGCAATAGCACCACTCGTGCCATCTGGGGAGCGCACATCGGCAAAGTCGGCGTCCCCTGCGCGGTTCGACTAGGCAGTGCGCGCATACTCGTGCGGGACTTCATTGCGCTTAACGCAGGCGACGTGCTGAAGCTGGACCGCGAGACCGATCAAGACATGGATTTCACGGTCGGCAACATCGTGAAGTTCTACGGAAGGCCGGCGACTTCGGGACGGAAGCTGCTATTCACCATCTCAGGACGGGCAACCGAGTAG
- a CDS encoding flagellar basal body-associated FliL family protein: MADEEVKETTEASGASEARPDPKSKGKESKAKAGKKKGIPKIAVIGLLILVLAGGGFVASKKLMGGKEKAPEALKEGKIVALDEFLVNLADGGTFFKCQISLGIVEGAPEKLVEEHMAAVRDTIIMILTAKQPEEIGTPEGKLKLKRELLDGLNRLLGEKTGQGHADNTHGKHPPDGGEAPGGDAASGEAGGKRDGGEHAGPGPVMNIYFTAFATS, encoded by the coding sequence ATGGCAGACGAGGAAGTCAAGGAAACCACGGAAGCATCCGGAGCGTCGGAAGCTCGACCCGATCCGAAGTCGAAGGGGAAGGAATCCAAAGCCAAGGCTGGCAAGAAGAAGGGCATCCCCAAAATTGCAGTGATCGGGCTGTTGATCCTCGTGCTCGCGGGTGGAGGCTTCGTCGCGTCCAAGAAGCTGATGGGTGGCAAAGAGAAGGCGCCGGAGGCTCTCAAAGAGGGCAAGATCGTGGCTCTGGACGAGTTCCTTGTCAACCTTGCCGACGGAGGCACCTTCTTCAAGTGCCAGATCTCTCTCGGGATCGTAGAAGGCGCACCGGAGAAGCTGGTCGAGGAGCATATGGCTGCCGTTCGGGACACCATCATCATGATCCTGACCGCAAAGCAGCCCGAGGAAATCGGTACGCCCGAAGGCAAACTGAAGCTAAAGCGCGAGCTGCTAGATGGCCTGAACCGCCTGTTGGGCGAGAAGACCGGCCAGGGACACGCCGATAATACCCACGGGAAACACCCCCCGGACGGGGGTGAAGCACCCGGCGGCGATGCCGCGTCTGGCGAGGCTGGAGGAAAACGGGACGGCGGGGAGCACGCCGGCCCCGGACCGGTGATGAACATCTACTTCACCGCGTTCGCGACCTCCTAA